In the Oncorhynchus keta strain PuntledgeMale-10-30-2019 chromosome 14, Oket_V2, whole genome shotgun sequence genome, one interval contains:
- the LOC118370880 gene encoding thrombospondin type-1 domain-containing protein 4-like isoform X3, whose translation MLSGLALLLLVCLLHMLVTAKGNPWSQSLGCDEYLGSGKVMDKCGVCGGDNMACKLVSGLFQQHSLNKVGYHKIVEIPEGATKINVTETVKSRNYLALKSRSGRSIINGNWAIDRPGKYEGVGTMFTYRRPNEVTSTAGESFLAEGPTNEILDVYVIYQQPNPGVSYEFILPSDNPPQHPNHRPGGNTLYGQSGIDHRGNPNQEGYDPAGGGKYSPQVPNNQVPAVQPPKRQREYNWKLSGATECSASCGRGSRYTIFRCVHRLSHEQVPGNQCDSSTRPSSQEEPCNLQSCPAFWDIGEWSECSKTCGLGMQHRQVLCRQVYANRTLNVHTSRCRHLEQPETTSTCQLKICSEWQIRTEWSACSVPCGVGQRTREVHCVSNMGDFVSNEECNMKLRPSDNENCDMGPCAKSWFFTDWGNKCSAECGMGIRTRGVLCLTNHISSLPLEGCGHERPTDSQVCNHGPCESRIEWFTAPWSQCSTECGSGSQQRAVVCLMKTDEGFNVMPPYECSSLDKPLNQQSCHLKPCGAMWYHTDWSACSKTCEGGFRVREVRCLSDDMLSSEGCEEELKPVEREECNPEPCVPHIDENCRDKYFNCNVVVQARLCVYDYYKTTCCASCTRVAHRQSQHRALS comes from the exons AGTCTGGGCTGCGATGAGTACCTGGGCTCAGGCAAGGTGATGGACAAGTGTGGGGTGTGTGGCGGGGACAACATGGCCTGTAAGCTGGTGTCAGGGCTCTTCCAGCAGCACAGCCTGAACAAGGTGGGCTACCACAAGATAGTGGAGATCCCAGAGGGAGCCACCAAGATCAATGTCACCGAGACGGTGAAGAGCAGGAATTACCTGG CTCTGAAAAGCCGCTCAGGTCGCTCCATCATCAATGGGAACTGGGCCATTGACCGGCCAGGGAAGTATGAGGGGGTGGGCACCATGTTCACCTACCGACGACCCAATGAGGTCACCAGCACCGCCGGGGAGTCCTTCCTGGCTGAAGGGCCAACCAATGAGATCCTGGATGTTTAT GTGATCTACCAGCAGCCCAACCCAGGAGTGAGCTATGAATTCATCCTTCCCTCTGACAACCCTCCACAGCACCCCAACCACAGACCTGGAG GGAATACTCTGTATGGGCAAAGTGGGATTGACCACCGGGGCAACCCCAACCAGGAGGGGTACGATCCAGCAGGAGGGGGCAAGTACTCTCCCCAGGTACCCAACAACCAGGTGCCAGCGGTCCAGCCACCCAAACGTCAGAGAGAATACAACTGGAAACTGTCTGGGGCAACAGAGTGTAGTGCCTCCTGTGGCAGAG GTAGCAGGTACACCATCTTCCGCTGTGTCCACAGACTGAGCCATGAGCAGGTACCAGGGAACCAGTGTGACAGCAGCACCAGGCCCAGTTCACAGGAGGAGCCCTGCAACCTTCAGTCCTGCCCTGCCTT TTGGGACATTGGTGAGTGGTCGGAGTGCAGTAAGACATGTGGCCTGGGTATGCAGCACCGCCAGGTCTTGTGCAGGCAGGTGTATGCCAACCGGACCCTTAACGTCCACACCAGCCGCTGCCGCCACCTGGAGCAGCCCGAGACCACCAGCACCTGCCAGCTGAAAATCTGCAGCGAGTGGCAGATACGAACCGAGTGGAGCGCC TGCTCTGTTCCCTGTGGCGTGGGCCAGAGGACCAGGGAGGTGCACTGTGTCAGCAACATGGGAGACTTTGTGTCAAACGAGGAGTGCAACATGAAGCTGCGACCCAGTGACAATGAGAACTGTGACATGGGGCCCTGTGCTAAAAGTTGGTTCTTCACTGATTGGGGGAATAAG TGTTCTGCTGAGTGTGGGATGGGCATCCGGACCCGTGGCGTTCTGTGCCTGACCAATCACATTAGCAGCTTGCCTCTGGAGGGGTGTGGCCATGAGCGCCCCACTGACTCTCAGGTCTGTAATCACGGCCCCTGTGAGAGTCGCATCGAGTGGTTTACAGCCCCCTGGAGTCAG TGTTCAACGGAGTGTGGCTCGGGCAGCCAGCAGAGGGCAGTGGTGTGTCTGATGAAGACTGACGAGGGGTTCAATGTAATGCCGCCCTACGAATGTTCTTCTCTAGACAAGCCTCTTAATCAGCAGAGCTGCCACCTCAAGCCCTGTGGGGCCATGTGGTACCACACAGACTGGAGCGCT TGTTCTAAGACGTGTGAGGGGGGCTTCCGTGTGAGGGAGGTGCGCTGTCTGTCTGATGACATGCTTTCCAGTGAGGGCTGTGAAGAGGAGCTGAAAccagtggagagagaagagtgcAACCCAGAGCCCTGCGTCCCACACATAG ATGAGAACTGTCGAGACAAGTATTTCAACTGCAATGTGGTGGTCCAAGCACGTCTCTGTGTGTACGACTACTACAAGACAACCTGTTGTGCCTCCTGCACACGAGTGGCCCACAGACAGTCACAACACAGGGCACTCAGCTAG